A region from the Falco peregrinus isolate bFalPer1 chromosome 19, bFalPer1.pri, whole genome shotgun sequence genome encodes:
- the PSMB4 gene encoding proteasome subunit beta type-4, giving the protein MEVGGARAPPPFWAGGPAPGQTYIPGAPGSAAGRTLSPMVTGTSVLGVKFDGGVIIAADMMGSYGSLARFRSISRLLKVNDTTMLGASGDYADFQYLKQIIDQMVIDEELLGDGHSYSPKAIHSWLTRVMYNRRSKINPLWNTVIIGGYYNGESFLGYVDMLGVAYEAPTLATGYGAYLAQPLMREVLEKKSSLTKEEARDLIERCMKILYYRDARSFNRYEVAIATEKGVEVEGPLTLEANWDIAHLVSGFE; this is encoded by the exons ATGGAGGTCGGGGGAGCGCGGGCGCCGCCGCCGTTCTGGGCCgggggcccggccccggggcagACGTACATTCCCGGCGCGCCCGGCTCCGCCGCCGGCCGGACGCT GAGCCCCATGGTGACGGGCACCTCGGTGCTGGGAGTGAAGTTCGACGGGGGCGTGATCATCGCCGCGGACATGATGGGCTCCTACGGCTCCCTGGCCCGCTTCCGCAGCATCTCCAGGCTCCTCAAGGTGAATGACACCACCATGCTGGGTGCGTCCGGTGACTACGCCGATTTCCAGTACCTCAAGCAGATCATCGACCAGATGGT AATCGATGAGGAGCTGTTGGGAGATGGCCACAGTTACAGCCCGAAAGCCATTCATTCGTGGCTGACGAGGGTCATGTACAACCGGAGGTCCAAGATAAATCCGCTCTGGAACACCGTCATCATCGGAGGGTACTACAATGGCGAGAG CTTCCTAGGTTACGTGGACATGCTTGGCGTGGCCTATGAAGCCCCTACGCTTGCTACAGGTTACGGAGCGTACCTTGCTCAG ccCCTGATGAGAGAAGTCTTAGAGAAGAAATCCAGCCTGACGAAGGAGGAGGCCCGTGACTTGATTGAGCGTTGCATGAAAATCTTGTATTACAGAGATGCCCGATCATTCAACAGA TACGAAGTAGCTATTGCAACAGAGAAAGGCGTGGAGGTGGAAGGACCATTGACCCTGGAAGCCAACTGGGACATTGCACACCTTGTCAG TGGCTTTGAGTGA
- the CGN gene encoding cingulin isoform X1, with protein MSLLISVPPHGTRAAAPAALGVMLRGARAPAAARLRRSAGAWQAAGAAPGCGARLGSLRSPDLWDRRLPSAYPGSGCQGPAAQRADRVLSPGMEWPASAAMEEKQSPVDYGVQIRFINDLQEPRRPPKTRSKPGSYGVAVRVQGIAGQPFVVLNSGEKGGDSFGVQIKSQGSYPNPPAGPWLSGSLSSDSDLPENPYAGRPPQRGSSCSTSDEEVSSASTAPKAPPGKRLLREELRRSQSHGDLLSATMDQPFATGAPWAGGSRQPQALAGSRSSSMMNIAPERSKAAGSRAVGKDASSDTEAAAAAGGSDVDTKPLSSVDSLISKFDGKVQPRGRAARRGRIPSEERKRSQSLDGRISHRDVPDAGELSGAQRQAGSLRPQPPVPTSSLGRLSRAGGMEDRGARSPRPSRGVEEPMAERLQSKARAELQLKSTPDLLRDQREVTQPGSSEHPKEVIYSILKEGSSESEISLKRKTARLLERMQELAAPTKDAACSQPQHRELAKKVEELQEKLDEETKLRQKLELPREPARSSSARALEARLREAEGESQRLREALDKKTQELQRSLQELSELKSAKEQAETRLGDCGEQLLVLHQELNHLRQGSGTSPDGDALYKELLETREELEEALSSKQRQEEQLRLRERELTALKGALKEEVASHDKELDRVRQQYQSDMDQLRRSMEDISQDQASLESERQKINAVVRNLQRELEESTEETGHWRDMFQKNKDELRNTKQELLQVKLEREEFEEELRELRERFAAAREEADQARSSAVDPSELEALRKELRQARETQRELVAEKQSQEEQLRQRERELAALRGTMQEEASSRDGELERYRRDLQQLQQERDEATKAKASLESTREASEQARKTVESSLREVQEQNDDLRRKILGMEMQLKEYERLGENWEGSQARLKEKVTKLEAERRQMEESLGEAMEREQELLMAKRSLETRLEEAQRSLARLTQEHQELSVSYQDEQRQKEQLKRAKSELEEQKRLLDRTTEKLNKELEQMTEESHSSLTMLKSQLEEFKEKSRKEITDSQKQAKDRGAEVEKMQFSMGRLQDEVARLKQALQDSQAERESVLLDKEVLLQRLHNLEQEMETKKRSQDDRSRHVKALEEKSKRLEVELDEERTTVELLTERVNRSRDQIDQLRAELLQERSSRQDLECDKASLERQNKELKNRLASSEGLQKPSSNVSQLEARVEELQDKLQAEEREKSVLLSSNRKLERKVKELTIQIDDERQHVSNQKDQLSLRVKALKRQVDEAEEEIERLEGARKKAQRELEEQHELNEQLQNRIKALEKEAWRKAARSATDSSLQDDQLSSDEEFDSAYGPSSIASLLNEASLQTSSC; from the exons ATGTCACTGCTCATCTCTGTCCCTCCCCACGGGACGCGGGCGGCTGCCCCGGCCGCGCTGGGGGTGATGCTGAGGGGCGCCCGAGCTCCGGCTGCAGCGAGGCTGCGGCGTTCCGCAGGCGCCTGGCAGGCAGCGGGAGCAGCGCCCGGCTGCGGAGCCCGGCTGGGATCTCTGCGATCTCCGGATCTCTGGGATCGCCGCCTCCCCTCCGCATACCCGGGGTCTGGCTGCCAGGGGCCAGCGGCACAACGCGCG gaccGCGTGCTGAGCCCTGGGATGGAGTGGCCGGCGAGTGCGGCGATGGAAGAGAAGCAGAGCCCCGTGGACTACGGTGTCCAGATCCGCTTCATCAATGACCTGCAGGAGCCCCGGAGACCCCCCAAGACACGCAGCAAGCCCGGCTCCTACGGGGTGGCCGTGCGGGTGCAGGGCATCGCGGGGCAGCCCTTCGTGGTCCTCAACAGTGGCGAGAAGGGCGGCGACTCCTTCGGGGTGCAGATCAAGAGCCAGGGCTCCTACCCCaacccccccgccggcccctgGCTCTCCGGCTCCCTCAGTTCTGACTCGGACCTGCCGGAGAACCCCTACGCTGGGCGGCCGCCCCAGCGCGGCTCGTCCTGCAGCACGTCGGATGAGGAGGTGAGCAGCGCCTCGACGGCCCCCAAGGCTCCGCCGGGCAAGCGGCTGCTCCGGGAGGAGCTGCGGAGGTCGCAGTCCCACGGGGATCTGCTCAGTGCCACCATGGACCAGCCCTTTGCCACCGGTGCTCCATGGGCCGGTggcagccggcagccccaggccctGGCcggcagcagaagcagcagcatgatgAACATCGCGCCAGAGCGGAGCAAGGCCGCTGGCTCCAGGGCCGTGGGCAAGGACGCCTCCTCGGACACggaggctgcagcagccgcCGGCGGCAGCGACGTAGACACCAAACCCCTCTCCTCGGTGGATTCCCTCATCAGCAAATTTGACGGGAAGGTGCAGCCGCGAGGGCGGGCGGCCAGGAGGGGCCGGATCCCCTCGGAGGAGAGGAAACGCTCGCAGAGCCTGGACGGCCGCATCTCCCACCGCGACGTGCCGGATGCTGGGGAGCTGAGTGGTGCCCAGCGCCAGGCTGGCAGCCttcgcccccagcccccagtgcccaccagcagcctgggcCGCCTGAGCAGAGCCGGGGGGATGGAGGACAGGGGGGCGAGGAGCCCACGGCCAAGCCGGGGCGTGGAGGAGCCCATGGCCGAGCggctgcagagcaaagcccGTGCGGAGCTACAG CTCAAATCCACCCCGGACCTGCTGCGGGACCAGCGGGAGGTcacccagcctggcagcagcgaGCACCCCAAGGAGGTCATCTACAGCATCCTGAAGGAGGG GAGCAGCGAGAGCGAAATCTCCCTGAAGAGGAAAACTGCCCGGCTGCTGGAGAGGATGCAGGAGCTGGCG GCACCCACCAAGGACGCGGCGtgttcccagccccagcaccgtGAGCTGGCCAAGaaggtggaggagctgcaggagaagctggaCGAGGAGACCAAG CTGCGCCAGAAGctggagctgcccagggagccggcgaggagcagctctgctcgGGCGCTGGAGGCCCGGCTGCGGGAGGCCGAAGGGGAGAGCCAGCGCCTGCGTGAGGCCCTGGACAAGAAaacccaggagctgcagagaagtTTGCAAGA GCTGAGCGAGCTGAAATCGGCCAAGGAGCAGGCGGAGACCCGGCTGGGCGACTGCGgggagcagctgttggtgctGCACCAAGAGCTCAACCACCTGCGCCAGGGCTCCGGCACGTCCCCGGACGGCGATGCCCTGTACAAG GAGTTGCTGGAGAccagggaggagctggaggaggccCTGAGCTCCAAGCAGcggcaggaggagcagctgcGGCTGCGGGAGCGGGAGCTGACGGCGCTGAAGGGAGCCCTCAAGGAGGAGGTGGCCAGCCACGACAAGGAGCTCGACCGCGTCCGGCAGCAGTACCAAAGCGACATGGACCAGCTGCGGCGCAGCATGGAGGACATCTCACAG GATCAGGCCAGCCTGGAGTCAGAGAGGCAGAAGATCAATGCTGTGGTGAGGAACCTGCAGCgggagctggaggagagcaCAGAGGAGACGGGACACTGGCGGGACATGTTCCAGAAGAACAAGGACGAGCTCCGCAACACCAAGCAGGA gctgctgcaggtgaaGCTGGAGCGGGAGGAGTTTGAGGAGGAGCTGCGGGAGCTGCGGGAACGCTTCGCAGCTGCCCGGGAGGAGGCGGACCAGGCGCGGAGCAGCGCGGTGGACCCCAGCGAGCTGGAGGCGCTGAGGAAG GAGCTGCGGCAGGCACGGGAGACGCAGCGGGAGCTGGTGGCGgagaagcagagccaggaggagcAGCTGCGGCAGCGGGAGCGGGAGCTGGCGGCGCTGAGGGGCACCATGCAGGAGGAGGCGTCCAGCCGCGATGGGGAGCTGGAGCGGTACCGCAGggacctgcagcagctccagcaggagcGGGACGAGGCCACCAAG GCAAAGGCATCCCTGGAGAGCACGCGGGAAGCATCGGAGCAGGCGAGGAAGACTGTGGAGTCCAGCCTGCGGGAGGTACAGGAGCAGAATGACGACCTGAGGAGGAAGATCCTTGGGATGGAGATGCAGCTGAAGGAGTACGAGCGCCTGGGCGAGAACTGGGAGGGCTCCCAGGCACGGCTCAAGGAGAAGGTCACCAAACTGGAG GCAGAGCGCAGGCAGATGGAGGAGTCGCTGGGCGAAGCCATGGAgcgggagcaggagctgctgatggCCAAGCGGTCGCTGGAGACCCGCTTGGAGGAGGCACAGCGGAGCCTGGCCCGGCTGACGCAGGAGCACCAGGAGCTGAGCGTGTCCTACCAGGACGAGCAGCGGCAGAAGGAGCAGCTCAAGCGCGCAAAGAGCgagctggaggagcagaagcGCCTGCTCGACCGCACCACGGAGAAGCTGAACAAAGAG CTGGAGCAGATGACAGAGGAGTCACACAGCTCGCTGACCATGCTGAAGTCGCAGCTGGAGGAGTTCAAGGAGAAGTCGCGGAAGGAGATCACGGACTCCCAAAAACAAGCCAAGGATCGGGGCGCCGAGGTGGAGAAGATGCAGTTCAGCATGGGACGGCTGCAGGACGAG GTCGCTCGGCTGAAGCAAGcgctgcaggacagccaggcGGAGCGGGAGAGCGTGTTGCTGGATAAGGAGGTGCTGCTCCAGCGCCTGCACAACCTCGAGCAGGAGATGGAGACCAAGAAGCGCTCCCAGGACGATCGCTCGCGGCACGTCAAGGCGCTGGAG GAGAAGTCCAAGCGCCTGGAGGTGGAGCTGGACGAGGAGAGAACCACAGTGGAGCTGCTGACGGAGAGGGTCAACCGGAGCAGAGACCAG ATCGACCAGCTgcgggcagagctgctgcaggaacgCTCCAGCCGGCAGGACCTGGAGTGTGACAAAGCCTCGCTGGAGAGGCAG AACAAGGAGCTGAAGAACCGCCTGGCCAGCTCGGAGGGGCTGCAGAAACCCAGCAGCAACGTCTCGCAGCTGGAGGCGCgggtggaggagctgcaggacaagctgcaggcagaggagag GGAGAAGAGCGTCCTGCTGTCCTCCAACCGCAAGCTGGAGAGGAAGGTGAAGGAGCTGACCATCCAGATCGATGACGAGCGGCAGCACGTCAGCAACCAGAAGGACCAG CTGAGCCTGCGGGTGAAGGCCCTGAAGCGTCAAGTGGAcgaggcagaggaggagattGAGCGGCTGGAGGGCGCCCGAAAGAAGGCGCAGCgagagctggaggagcagcacGAGCTCAACGAGCAGCTGCAGAACCGCATCAAGGCGCTGGAGAAGGAGGCTTG GCGCAAGGCCGCCCGTTCAGCCACTGATTCCTCCCTACAAGACGACCAGCTCAGCTCAGATGAGGAGTTCGACAGCGCCTATGGGCCCTCCTCCATCGCCTCGCTGCTCAACGAGGCCAGCCTCCAGACCAGCTCCTGCTGA
- the CGN gene encoding cingulin isoform X2, with the protein MEWPASAAMEEKQSPVDYGVQIRFINDLQEPRRPPKTRSKPGSYGVAVRVQGIAGQPFVVLNSGEKGGDSFGVQIKSQGSYPNPPAGPWLSGSLSSDSDLPENPYAGRPPQRGSSCSTSDEEVSSASTAPKAPPGKRLLREELRRSQSHGDLLSATMDQPFATGAPWAGGSRQPQALAGSRSSSMMNIAPERSKAAGSRAVGKDASSDTEAAAAAGGSDVDTKPLSSVDSLISKFDGKVQPRGRAARRGRIPSEERKRSQSLDGRISHRDVPDAGELSGAQRQAGSLRPQPPVPTSSLGRLSRAGGMEDRGARSPRPSRGVEEPMAERLQSKARAELQLKSTPDLLRDQREVTQPGSSEHPKEVIYSILKEGSSESEISLKRKTARLLERMQELAAPTKDAACSQPQHRELAKKVEELQEKLDEETKLRQKLELPREPARSSSARALEARLREAEGESQRLREALDKKTQELQRSLQELSELKSAKEQAETRLGDCGEQLLVLHQELNHLRQGSGTSPDGDALYKELLETREELEEALSSKQRQEEQLRLRERELTALKGALKEEVASHDKELDRVRQQYQSDMDQLRRSMEDISQDQASLESERQKINAVVRNLQRELEESTEETGHWRDMFQKNKDELRNTKQELLQVKLEREEFEEELRELRERFAAAREEADQARSSAVDPSELEALRKELRQARETQRELVAEKQSQEEQLRQRERELAALRGTMQEEASSRDGELERYRRDLQQLQQERDEATKAKASLESTREASEQARKTVESSLREVQEQNDDLRRKILGMEMQLKEYERLGENWEGSQARLKEKVTKLEAERRQMEESLGEAMEREQELLMAKRSLETRLEEAQRSLARLTQEHQELSVSYQDEQRQKEQLKRAKSELEEQKRLLDRTTEKLNKELEQMTEESHSSLTMLKSQLEEFKEKSRKEITDSQKQAKDRGAEVEKMQFSMGRLQDEVARLKQALQDSQAERESVLLDKEVLLQRLHNLEQEMETKKRSQDDRSRHVKALEEKSKRLEVELDEERTTVELLTERVNRSRDQIDQLRAELLQERSSRQDLECDKASLERQNKELKNRLASSEGLQKPSSNVSQLEARVEELQDKLQAEEREKSVLLSSNRKLERKVKELTIQIDDERQHVSNQKDQLSLRVKALKRQVDEAEEEIERLEGARKKAQRELEEQHELNEQLQNRIKALEKEAWRKAARSATDSSLQDDQLSSDEEFDSAYGPSSIASLLNEASLQTSSC; encoded by the exons ATGGAGTGGCCGGCGAGTGCGGCGATGGAAGAGAAGCAGAGCCCCGTGGACTACGGTGTCCAGATCCGCTTCATCAATGACCTGCAGGAGCCCCGGAGACCCCCCAAGACACGCAGCAAGCCCGGCTCCTACGGGGTGGCCGTGCGGGTGCAGGGCATCGCGGGGCAGCCCTTCGTGGTCCTCAACAGTGGCGAGAAGGGCGGCGACTCCTTCGGGGTGCAGATCAAGAGCCAGGGCTCCTACCCCaacccccccgccggcccctgGCTCTCCGGCTCCCTCAGTTCTGACTCGGACCTGCCGGAGAACCCCTACGCTGGGCGGCCGCCCCAGCGCGGCTCGTCCTGCAGCACGTCGGATGAGGAGGTGAGCAGCGCCTCGACGGCCCCCAAGGCTCCGCCGGGCAAGCGGCTGCTCCGGGAGGAGCTGCGGAGGTCGCAGTCCCACGGGGATCTGCTCAGTGCCACCATGGACCAGCCCTTTGCCACCGGTGCTCCATGGGCCGGTggcagccggcagccccaggccctGGCcggcagcagaagcagcagcatgatgAACATCGCGCCAGAGCGGAGCAAGGCCGCTGGCTCCAGGGCCGTGGGCAAGGACGCCTCCTCGGACACggaggctgcagcagccgcCGGCGGCAGCGACGTAGACACCAAACCCCTCTCCTCGGTGGATTCCCTCATCAGCAAATTTGACGGGAAGGTGCAGCCGCGAGGGCGGGCGGCCAGGAGGGGCCGGATCCCCTCGGAGGAGAGGAAACGCTCGCAGAGCCTGGACGGCCGCATCTCCCACCGCGACGTGCCGGATGCTGGGGAGCTGAGTGGTGCCCAGCGCCAGGCTGGCAGCCttcgcccccagcccccagtgcccaccagcagcctgggcCGCCTGAGCAGAGCCGGGGGGATGGAGGACAGGGGGGCGAGGAGCCCACGGCCAAGCCGGGGCGTGGAGGAGCCCATGGCCGAGCggctgcagagcaaagcccGTGCGGAGCTACAG CTCAAATCCACCCCGGACCTGCTGCGGGACCAGCGGGAGGTcacccagcctggcagcagcgaGCACCCCAAGGAGGTCATCTACAGCATCCTGAAGGAGGG GAGCAGCGAGAGCGAAATCTCCCTGAAGAGGAAAACTGCCCGGCTGCTGGAGAGGATGCAGGAGCTGGCG GCACCCACCAAGGACGCGGCGtgttcccagccccagcaccgtGAGCTGGCCAAGaaggtggaggagctgcaggagaagctggaCGAGGAGACCAAG CTGCGCCAGAAGctggagctgcccagggagccggcgaggagcagctctgctcgGGCGCTGGAGGCCCGGCTGCGGGAGGCCGAAGGGGAGAGCCAGCGCCTGCGTGAGGCCCTGGACAAGAAaacccaggagctgcagagaagtTTGCAAGA GCTGAGCGAGCTGAAATCGGCCAAGGAGCAGGCGGAGACCCGGCTGGGCGACTGCGgggagcagctgttggtgctGCACCAAGAGCTCAACCACCTGCGCCAGGGCTCCGGCACGTCCCCGGACGGCGATGCCCTGTACAAG GAGTTGCTGGAGAccagggaggagctggaggaggccCTGAGCTCCAAGCAGcggcaggaggagcagctgcGGCTGCGGGAGCGGGAGCTGACGGCGCTGAAGGGAGCCCTCAAGGAGGAGGTGGCCAGCCACGACAAGGAGCTCGACCGCGTCCGGCAGCAGTACCAAAGCGACATGGACCAGCTGCGGCGCAGCATGGAGGACATCTCACAG GATCAGGCCAGCCTGGAGTCAGAGAGGCAGAAGATCAATGCTGTGGTGAGGAACCTGCAGCgggagctggaggagagcaCAGAGGAGACGGGACACTGGCGGGACATGTTCCAGAAGAACAAGGACGAGCTCCGCAACACCAAGCAGGA gctgctgcaggtgaaGCTGGAGCGGGAGGAGTTTGAGGAGGAGCTGCGGGAGCTGCGGGAACGCTTCGCAGCTGCCCGGGAGGAGGCGGACCAGGCGCGGAGCAGCGCGGTGGACCCCAGCGAGCTGGAGGCGCTGAGGAAG GAGCTGCGGCAGGCACGGGAGACGCAGCGGGAGCTGGTGGCGgagaagcagagccaggaggagcAGCTGCGGCAGCGGGAGCGGGAGCTGGCGGCGCTGAGGGGCACCATGCAGGAGGAGGCGTCCAGCCGCGATGGGGAGCTGGAGCGGTACCGCAGggacctgcagcagctccagcaggagcGGGACGAGGCCACCAAG GCAAAGGCATCCCTGGAGAGCACGCGGGAAGCATCGGAGCAGGCGAGGAAGACTGTGGAGTCCAGCCTGCGGGAGGTACAGGAGCAGAATGACGACCTGAGGAGGAAGATCCTTGGGATGGAGATGCAGCTGAAGGAGTACGAGCGCCTGGGCGAGAACTGGGAGGGCTCCCAGGCACGGCTCAAGGAGAAGGTCACCAAACTGGAG GCAGAGCGCAGGCAGATGGAGGAGTCGCTGGGCGAAGCCATGGAgcgggagcaggagctgctgatggCCAAGCGGTCGCTGGAGACCCGCTTGGAGGAGGCACAGCGGAGCCTGGCCCGGCTGACGCAGGAGCACCAGGAGCTGAGCGTGTCCTACCAGGACGAGCAGCGGCAGAAGGAGCAGCTCAAGCGCGCAAAGAGCgagctggaggagcagaagcGCCTGCTCGACCGCACCACGGAGAAGCTGAACAAAGAG CTGGAGCAGATGACAGAGGAGTCACACAGCTCGCTGACCATGCTGAAGTCGCAGCTGGAGGAGTTCAAGGAGAAGTCGCGGAAGGAGATCACGGACTCCCAAAAACAAGCCAAGGATCGGGGCGCCGAGGTGGAGAAGATGCAGTTCAGCATGGGACGGCTGCAGGACGAG GTCGCTCGGCTGAAGCAAGcgctgcaggacagccaggcGGAGCGGGAGAGCGTGTTGCTGGATAAGGAGGTGCTGCTCCAGCGCCTGCACAACCTCGAGCAGGAGATGGAGACCAAGAAGCGCTCCCAGGACGATCGCTCGCGGCACGTCAAGGCGCTGGAG GAGAAGTCCAAGCGCCTGGAGGTGGAGCTGGACGAGGAGAGAACCACAGTGGAGCTGCTGACGGAGAGGGTCAACCGGAGCAGAGACCAG ATCGACCAGCTgcgggcagagctgctgcaggaacgCTCCAGCCGGCAGGACCTGGAGTGTGACAAAGCCTCGCTGGAGAGGCAG AACAAGGAGCTGAAGAACCGCCTGGCCAGCTCGGAGGGGCTGCAGAAACCCAGCAGCAACGTCTCGCAGCTGGAGGCGCgggtggaggagctgcaggacaagctgcaggcagaggagag GGAGAAGAGCGTCCTGCTGTCCTCCAACCGCAAGCTGGAGAGGAAGGTGAAGGAGCTGACCATCCAGATCGATGACGAGCGGCAGCACGTCAGCAACCAGAAGGACCAG CTGAGCCTGCGGGTGAAGGCCCTGAAGCGTCAAGTGGAcgaggcagaggaggagattGAGCGGCTGGAGGGCGCCCGAAAGAAGGCGCAGCgagagctggaggagcagcacGAGCTCAACGAGCAGCTGCAGAACCGCATCAAGGCGCTGGAGAAGGAGGCTTG GCGCAAGGCCGCCCGTTCAGCCACTGATTCCTCCCTACAAGACGACCAGCTCAGCTCAGATGAGGAGTTCGACAGCGCCTATGGGCCCTCCTCCATCGCCTCGCTGCTCAACGAGGCCAGCCTCCAGACCAGCTCCTGCTGA